The Vulpes lagopus strain Blue_001 chromosome 6, ASM1834538v1, whole genome shotgun sequence genome has a segment encoding these proteins:
- the ZDHHC22 gene encoding palmitoyltransferase ZDHHC22 yields the protein MLALRLLNVVAPAYFLCISLVTLALQLFLFLPSMRQDPAAARLFPPALLHGALFLFLSTNALGNYVLVIQNSPEDLDACQGPPARRAPCPPPSTHFCRVCARVTLRHDHHCFFTGNCIGGRNMRNFVLFCLYTSLACLYSMVAGVAYISAALSTSFAHPLAFLTLLPTSISQFFSGAVLGSEMFVILMLYLWFAIGLACAGFCCHQLLLILRGQTRHQVRKGVAVRARPWRKNLQEVFGKRWLLGLLVPMFNVGGESSKQRDK from the exons ATGCTGGCCCTGAGGCTGCTCAACGTGGTGGCCCCCGCCTACTTCTTGTGCATCTCCCTGGTGACCTTGGCGCTGcagctcttcctcttcctgcccaGCATGCGCCAGGACCCCGCAGCCGCCCGCCTCTTCCCTCCCGCGCTGCTCCACGGGGCGCTCTTCCTGTTCCTCTCCACCAATGCCCTGGGCAATTACGTCCTGGTCATCCAGAACTCCCCCGAAGACCTGGACGCCTGCCAGGGGCCCCCGGCCAGGAGGGCCCCAtgccccccacccagcacccactTCTGCCGAGTGTGCGCCAGAGTCACCCTGAGGCACGACCATCACTGTTTCTTCACGGGCAACTGCATCGGCGGCAGGAACATGCGCAACTTCGTCCTGTTCTGCCTCTACACCTCCCTTGCCTGCCTCTACTCCATGGTGGCCGGCGTGGCCTACATCTCCGCGGCCCTTTCCACCTCCTTCGCCCACCCCCTGGCCTTCCTCACgctccttcccacctccatcAGCCAGTTCTTCTCCG GAGCTGTCCTCGGTTCTGAAATGTTCGTCATCCTCATGCTCTACCTCTGGTTTGCCATCGGCCTGGCCTGTGCCGGCTTCTGCTGCCATCAGCTGCTGTTGATCCTCCGGGGACAGACCCGCCACCAGGTGCGGAAGGGGGTGGCGGTGAGGGCCCGGCCCTGGCGCAAGAACTTACAGGAGGTCTTCGGCAAGAGGTGGCTGCTGGGCCTGCTGGTCCCCATGTTCAATGTTGGAGGTGAGAGCTCCAAGCAGCGCGACAAGTAG